A single window of Athene noctua chromosome 1, bAthNoc1.hap1.1, whole genome shotgun sequence DNA harbors:
- the PTRHD1 gene encoding putative peptidyl-tRNA hydrolase PTRHD1 — protein MAAPGGTAAAALVQYVVLRGDLCRPPRSWPLGAVVAQGCHAALAAAHAHRQHPDTRAYLELGGAMRTVVLEAPDEAALTALAETLKQHNIDHQVWTEQPENVATCLALRPYPKDQVHQHLRKFKLLK, from the exons ATGGCGGCGCCCGGAGGCACGGCGGCGGCAGCGCTGGTGCAGTATGTGGTGCTGCGGGGGGACTTGTGCCGGCCGCCGCGGTCGTGGCCGCTGGGCGCGGTGGTGGCCCAGGGCTGCCACGCCGCCCTGGCAGCCGCCCACGCGCACCGCCAGCACCCCGACACCCGCGCCTACCTGGAGCTGGGCGGCGCCATGCGCACCGTCGTGCTGGAG GCTCCGGATGAAGCTGCCCTGACAGCGCTGGCAGAGACCCTGAAGCAGCACAACATCGACCACCAAGTGTGGACTGAGCAGCCTGAGAATGTGGCCACCTGCCTGGCGCTCAGGCCCTACCCGAAGGACCAAGTGCACCAGCACCTGAGGAAATTTAAATTGCTCAAGTGA